AGTATTCCATAGAGGAGGGCATTCTCAGAGTTGGTACAACACGTTCTGGTATTTCGGAAGGATCCACGAAGGAAGTGAAGGTCCAACGGAGAAAAACTGATAAAACACGTCTTTTTGTTGACTCCTGTTCTGTAGAAATATTTTTCAACGATTCCATTGCACCTTCTTTCAGAGTGCATCCTGAGGATGTTTACAGCGTGTTCGATATCAAAACGCGCCCTCAAGGTGAATATCTATGAATTAAGGAGTGATTTGGTTTTCCGAGTATAAATAACTATTGGGAGTTCTGAGTTTAAAATTCCACTGGGTACTTTGGATGAATCATCTTGTATTATATTACGAGGTGGAACGATGCCAAAAAGATTGTACGAATTGTTGAAAGATTCCCTGATTAGGGAAAACATCCTCCTTGTCTTCATAATATCAGTGGTCGTATCCGTCATAGTTTTCTTGGTAACATATCAGATTGAAGAGGACCTGAAACTGGAGAAACTGAATCTGCTGGAAAGAGAATGGAACAGAGTAATCGATCATTATGAAGATGCTTTGAATTTTCTGGCAGATCATCCTGAGGATTTCAAAAACTCAAGAACTATATTGGAAGTTCTGAAATCAATCCATGAACATTTCGGGGATTACATCGCTTACCCTATTTTCGCCACTCCTGAGGGAGAGTACTTCATCTTTCCATTCTACAATCTCCCAGCTGATTACGATCCGAGGGAAAGACCCTGGTACAGGGCCGCTGTTGAGAATCCTTACTCTGCAGTTATTTCACCACTCTTCACTCACAAGATTTTGGGCTTTGTCACGTTCGCTATGTCAAGAGCCATCCTTGACGAAAACGGAAACCTCCTTGGTGTTCTAGGAATCGACATAGTTCCAGAAAAGGCTATGAAAGATCTTTTACCCTCCGGCGCGTACGTAATGAGAGAAGATGGAGAGATTCTTCTTCAAAACGGAAAGATCTTCGTTTTTCTCAAGCCTGAAGATCTGAAATCGGAATACGGAGCGAAATTTGATATACCGTCTGGAGTTGCATTCTTCAAAAGATCAATTAACAACACGATCTTTGTGATGCAAACTTCTCTTTTCTCTCTTTTGGAAAATTCCTTTCTTCACATCGCGTTCATAATGGGACTGGCTTTCTTTTTGAATGCAGTTGTTCTCAGAAGAACAAAAAGCCTGGTCGACAGAGAACTGAGGAGTCCTCTAGAAAA
The sequence above is a segment of the Thermotoga sp. genome. Coding sequences within it:
- a CDS encoding HD domain-containing phosphohydrolase; this encodes MPKRLYELLKDSLIRENILLVFIISVVVSVIVFLVTYQIEEDLKLEKLNLLEREWNRVIDHYEDALNFLADHPEDFKNSRTILEVLKSIHEHFGDYIAYPIFATPEGEYFIFPFYNLPADYDPRERPWYRAAVENPYSAVISPLFTHKILGFVTFAMSRAILDENGNLLGVLGIDIVPEKAMKDLLPSGAYVMREDGEILLQNGKIFVFLKPEDLKSEYGAKFDIPSGVAFFKRSINNTIFVMQTSLFSLLENSFLHIAFIMGLAFFLNAVVLRRTKSLVDRELRSPLEKFSRVAKEYLRSRVFDITGISSNVLEINQIVDKVADMITIIESQREELEASYKELEESYQEIEEKSRALSEAYEFLAHKLADIVEGFDEPTGSHVRRVQEISRFLAEKMKLPHELIHRIYIYSPLHDIGKIKVPKEILNKRGKLTPEEWEIMKKHTIWGGELLSGNKELEVAKNIAMYHHENYDGTGYPFGLKNDKIPIEAQIVKLADVYDALRSERPYKRALTHEEAVRIILEGDRKTSPAQFHPKLIEVFKNHHEKIKELWEKVSGGK